Genomic window (Onychomys torridus chromosome 5, mOncTor1.1, whole genome shotgun sequence):
AGTCATAGGACTCCCCCACAGCTGTTTAGCCTTGTGGTTCCCACGGGCTTATGGCCTACAATTGCTCAGTCTCTCCACTGAACCACAGTTGCAGTCAGGCATGGAGTGGAAGCTTTGGAGAAATCACCTTCAAGTGAATGTCCCCAGCTTGCCTGCCCCCTGGGGATGCAGGTAGGGCAAAGCATGCTAATGAAGGACCCAAGGCTAGGGTTGATAGATGAGTTGACCATCGCCTCTTTCTAGCTGAGCAAACCTAAGCATCAGCCCCAAGTGGCTCTGAGAAGTTATGAGTGCCCAGGAGTGCTAGGCATGCTACATAGGTATGGACAACCAACTGGCTTTAGTTCAGCACAGAAACAAGTGGACACTAGGCTCTCATACAcctgctgtgagccaccagagTCCACACAGTGGGCCGGCATCTCATTCTTTTACTCACACACTCTCCAAAGCCAACCTGACccaagctcctgcctccagccagAGGTCAGAGCCCAGAGCACAGCCATAGCTGTGGTCAGAGCCACAGCAGAGCAGGACAGGGCCGTAGCGTCCTCCTGGAGCCCAGGAGGGCAGGGCTCTAAGTGCACGTACCTTTAGGGGACTTGAGGAAGTTGACCCCGGGTTCAATCTTGGTCCAGTCAATACTTTCTTCTTCAGGGGTGCGTTCTACCATGAGCTGGAACAGCTTGATGGAGATGATGTCATGGTTGTCTACAGGGCAGAGAATGATCCTACCTCAAGATGTGGCCCACTGCCCTACCCAAAGAAAAGTTGCTTCCTCAGCCAGCTCAGGGTCAAGTACCCTGGGAAAGCACAGTTTTCTTCCCAGGCAGGCAGCATTTCAGGGGCCAAAATGACTCCAGAGAGAGGGGCTGGGATAAAggtctgagttcaagccccactTGGGGAAGTTGGGGAGAGCCCAAGAGAAGTCAGAGTGGAGAGAAAAGCATGAGCTTGGATGTTCAAAGTGACCTGGCTTCGTCTCTGCAGAATGGAGGCAATACTGTCTCCACTGAGCCACCACAACAGCCAGTGCTGAGGACACCCACGGGTGCTGAGCAGAGGACAAGAAACCAGGGAAGGGCTAGTGTGATCATTCCAGGGCTGCCTGAGAAGCCCGAGACTTCCAAGAATAGGAAGCAGCCAGACGGTCTTGTCAGAGACCCACGTGCCGGCCGCAGATACACAAAGCAGCAGTCAGCAACTAAGCCTGAGACCCGAGAAGGGTGTGGTCCAAACACCACCACAGGCACAAACGATGCCCCAACTATTCAGAGGTGAGGTACTGGGGTCCAGCGAAGACGTGGCTCCCAGCCAGCCAACTCCACATGTAAACTCAGTGAACTGATTCATCTAAAGCAAGGCTCTTTAAAGGCTGGAATGGGCTGGGGTGACCTGGAgtaaagacaaaggaagaagccacACAGCAGCTGGCAGCCAGGTCAGGCAGGACCATGTAACATCTGGGCACAGAGCCCCTTGAAGGCGAGGGCTGAGCCTTGAGAACCAGCTCTGGAATCTGACTCCATTCTTACTTATCATCTTGGAGAAATCCAACTCTCACATTCCCTTGATTTTAGTTATGTTAAAATGGGAAGAAACCATTACCAATCTAAGGAAATATCTGGTAGCtggggtatggtggtacatgcctttgatcccagtacttggaggcagaagcaagcgaggacagcctggtctacacagagaatttatgaacagccaaagctacacagagatcctgtcttaaaaaaacaacaaaacctggtGTGCCTGTTTGCTGCCTGGCACTGACAACCCTCTGAATGTCACAGACACTGGTATTCTTGGGGATCCTCTCTACCCTCAAGGGGCCACTCCAAACAGCACCAAAAACATCTACCTGCCACAGAGTGGCATCTGTTCCTATCAAGAACCCTCTGCAAACTAGATAagcagaggcggaggcaggagaattaccatTAGTATAAGGCCAGCAtaagccacatagtgagttccatacCAGCCTGGGCCACTGGGTTAGAAGCTgtttcaaaaaacccaaaccaaacaagacaCCCTCTGCAGACATGGGAATACTGTCAGATGACATTCCAGGTAACCCaggggacaggaaggaagaagatgggCTACTAATTACTGAAGCTGGGTGATGGGAACTTTAAAGGGATTACATGGtcctgtgctcttccctgggtagAAAGAAGCCTCCAGTAGAGGGACATTACAACCCCTAAAAGAGTTTATTTACCCTGGAGTAAGAAAGCTCTGCCAGGTTGTGCACATCATAGCCCATTTCTGGTGAGCAGGAGCTGGGCCCAGGGCTAGGACCTGTCTAAGTATCCCTAGTAGACAAGTCACACAGACAAGGGACCATTAAGAACCATCAAGGCCTAGTGACCCAGCAAGGCCCACGGAGACTTGTAATTTGGGGAGTGGAGGGACaggaatacaaaaacaaacagtaaattACATGGCTAATACATGCTATGGAGCAAAGAAAGCTGGGGAAAGTGATGAACATGGACTAGAGGAGGAGATGAGCATGGACTAGAGGAGGGGGTGGAGATGAGCATGGACTAGAGGAGGAGATGAGCATGGACTAGAGGAGGAGATGAGCATGGACTAGAGGAGGAGATGAACATGGACTAGAGGAGGAGATGAACATGGACTAGAGGAGGAGATGAGCATGGACTAGAGGAGGAGATGAGCATGGACTAGAGGAGGAGGTGAGCATGGACTAGAGGAGGAGGTGAGCATGGACTAGAGGAGGAGGTGAGCATGGACTAGAGGAGGAGGTGAGCATGGACTAGAGGAGGAGGTGAGCATGGACTAGAGGAGGAGGTGAGCATGGACTAGAGGAGGAGGTGAGCATGGACTAGAGGAGGAGGTGGGCATGGACTAGAGGAGGAGGTGGGCATGGACTAGAGGAGGAGATGAGCATGGACTAGAGGAGGAGGTGGGCATGGACTAGAGGAGGGGGTGGACATGAGCATGGACTAGAGGAGGAGATGAGCATGGACTAGAGGAGGGGGTGAGCATGGACTAGAGGAGGAGATGAGCATGGACTAGAGGAGATGAGCATGGACTAGAGGAGGAGATGAGCATGGACTAGAGGAGGAGATGAGCATGGACTAGAGGAGGAGGTGAGCATGGACTAGAGGAGGAGGTGAGCATGGACTAGAGGAGGAGGTGAGCATGGACTAGAGGAGGAGGTGAGCATGGACTAGAGGAGGAGGTGAGCATGGACTAGAGGAGGAGGTGAGCATGGACTAGAGGAGGAGGTGAGCATGGACTAGAGGAGGAGGTGGGCATGGACTAGAGGAGGAGATGAGCATGGACTAGAGGAGGAGATGAGCATGGACTAGAGGAGGGGGTGGACATGAGCATGGACTAGAGGAGGAGATGAGCATGGACTAGAGGAGGGGGTGAGCATGGACTAGAGGAGGAGATGAGCATGGACTAGAGGAGGAGATGAGCATGGACTAGAGGAGGGGGTGGACATGAGCATGGACTAGAGGAGGGGGTGGAGATGAACATGGActagaggagggggaggagatgaGCATGGACTAGAGGAGGGGGCACAGTGTTAAAGGAGGGACTAAGGAAGTTAACACGCAACAACACACTAACGAGAGATGATCAGGTCCCTAGCAGAAAGGACAGGACAGCTGAAGGCCACCCTGTGCATAGGGCGAAGTAAGCCACGTCAGTGAGGAGGAATAGGGAGGGGCCGACATATCAAATGGGATGGGAGCCATTACAGTTCTGAGCACAGGAGCAGGGACAGACCATTAGGGGGCTTTGCATGAAAGGTAGGGGTGCCATGTGGACGTGTCAATGAGAGATGGTAGCTTGAATGTAGCCAGGAAAAAGAGACGAGGACTGGGATTCACCAAGGTGTAAGTGGTGGCATGAGACAAGGTCCAGGATGATATCAAATGATTTTATTCCAGGCAACTAGAAAGATAGGGATACCACTTACACCTGACGGGCAAGGTTCGGATGGGCAGCCTAGCAGAGACTGAATACCTATGCTTCTATACAGCTGGGGCTAGAAATCCAGGAAACCACAATCTTATATCCAAAGTCTCCTATCACCTAAAGATAAATGAAGAGGCCTGAGCCTTAGGCCTATCAACATTTACAACTGATAGCAAAACAAGGAAGActtaagaaaagcaaaggaaggaaggcGATTAGCTGCTGAGAACTGTGACCAACCAGGGAAGCCAGGCTGAGAACAGATCCTCTCACACACTCACCGGACAGGTCACCAGTGCCAGCAGAGGCTCCAAAGTAGTAGCCAGTGGGCAGGCGCACCCCTGTGATATCGATGCAATTCTTCCACTCATTCTTGTCCTCCAAATCAGTCATCACCTGTAGTCAGTGGGGGCAGGTCAAGCACACACTCAGGCTCCGGCCAGCTACTTCCTGGAGCCTCTCTGTGGAAGCAGCACAGGCCCAGAGGCCTCCCCATCATGCCTACTTACCGTGAGGCGGCCCCGGGAATAGCGGACAGCCAGGAAGGTATCATGGTCCCGGTTGCGGAAGTCAGCTGTGCAGCCTGCCAGCTCAGTCCAGCGTCCATCTTTGCTATGATCGTATGACAGAGAGCCATTGTTCACCATCACCGAGATGTACGGGAACACACGCTGGAACCAAGACACTGGTTACTCCATGGCTAGCTAGCCTGTGAGCACACAGCATCCCACCCCTTTCTGTTCCACAGAGGAGAAGAGTCCTACCTCAGTGGTCTCATCATTGGGATATGTGTCCAGGAAGATGGCTAACCCATGGAAGTTGTCTCTGCTTCCAAACACAGGCCCTGGAACAGGAGATACTTTCAGAACAGAGTCAATGTGAAGATGACCACAGGTAGCTCAAAGGCAGCGTGCGCAAAAGCAAGGGAGTCCAACCATTGGTACCTCACCCAGGAGGGAAGGAACCTTGAAGGAAAAAGCGGTGAGGAGGGGCCCAGGCCTCTCTTAGTACAGAGGACtaaagactgaaacccagcagcACCTGAGGCTAAAGCTGTGCCacctgagttcaaggacagctttgGCTACACAgtaccaggtcagccagggccatCTGAACAACAAAAGTTGAGGCCTTAACTATCAGGGGTGGCCACCAAGGCAAGTGTTAGGGTACCACCGGTGTCAGATCTAGGATACTTAGGTGGAGCTACAGGAAGAACCTTCTTAAGCTGCAGTCTTGGCAGTGTTTGCGTTTCCGAATGGCccatgaggtggctcagcaggtaaaggccttGCTGTGCAGGCCTGAGGACTTGAACTCCATCCTCAGAAAACACACcaaggtggaaggacagaactgactccaccGCACTGTCCTCCGATCTCCACAGGTGgtgtggcatgtatgtgtgcacacatgcactcacacacgcataaaaacatttaaaaaatatatagcaggctggccaggtgtggtggtgtatgtctgtaTCTGTATTGAGAGACAGGCAGAAGGACTGCTTTCATGTTTAGGGTATCCTGGGCTAATAATGAGCCTAAAACCAGACTGGGATACATATTTAAAGTCTAAAAAACCTGGAACTAGTAAGTTTAGGCAGAAGAATAACAAGTAGGCAGACTGGTCAACAGCATGTCATAAGGGTAGGGTGGTACAGCAATGTAGGACCACCTGGCCCTCCTCAAGGCCCTCCTCCAGAGCAAGCAGAGCAGCCTCCCAACAGAACGTGCAGAGTGGCCACAGGCCAGCTACTTGCCatgcccatccccaccccactctTTGGGGCCCAGCCAGGTCCACCTCAGTGTGCACCTCCCCACCTGGTACAAGGCGGTCCCGGGTGTACCACAAGGCTATGCCATCTCCATGGAGATTCTTCTTCCCTGTGCCATGGACTTTGAAGTGGACATGCATTTCCCAGTCCTTGAGGAAACATGgctggaaaaggagaagaaaggcccCTCAGCATTACCAAGGCTTTGGAGCAAGCTGGAAGGGGCCTGGAATGCTCTACTCCACAGGCTGACTCCGTACCCCACCAAAACCAGGCATTCACTCGGGTACAGGGACCAGACAACAGTCCCTTAAGTGCTATTAGCCCCTAAATGAGGCAGGGAAGCCAAATGGTGCCTCAAGGCTCTCTGAGGCTCAGCCTCTGCCAACCAGGGACTTTAAACACGCTTTCCTTAGGGTATAACCCAAACCTCACAAGTGCCTGTCCGGGGGTCTGAGAGGATTGTCAGCTCCATttaagtcacatttttttttcatttgtttttttcaagacagggtttctctgtgtagctttggagcctgtcctggatctcaccactctgtagaccaggctggcctcgaactcacagagattctcctggctctgcctcctgagtgctgggattaaaggagtccaTCACTTTGcccagcctcccacccccacggtttctttacttttttttttttttttttaaatttaaagagtgtgtgtgtgtgtgtgtgtgtgtgtgtgtgtgtgtgtgtgtgtttgagacagggtcttgttaagTATCCatggctggcctcaatctcaaaagcaatcctcctgccacagcctcctgagtgctgggattgcaggcatgtgccatcacggCCCACTCAATCTGACGCAGCTCTTTACAATGCCAGTCTCAAGTGTACTAGGACTTGGATACCACAGAAACTGGTAGCTAAGGCCTGGTGTGGTGTGCTGGCAAGACAGATGAGCAGGCAAAACAGCAGAGGGGGTGGGTAGGGGCAATGCAGGGCAACTCTGAGGGTAACCCCTTCGCAATGACCCCAGGTCACTGTTCTGGCTAGTGTTACATCAATTTGATGCAAGCCAGAATGACTTGGGAAGAagaagcctcaactgagaaaatgccctgcccccacaatgGCCCATGAGCAAGTCCTGGTGTATTTTTTTGATTGACgactgatgtgggagagcccctccatggcctctgcatcagctcctgcctccaggtccccacCCTGGCCTCCCTCAGGGAGGGATTTACAAGCTGTATGGTGAAATGAAGCCTTTCCTCTCCACGTAGCTCTCAGTCATGGTGGTCATCACATCAAGGCAGCCCTGACCCAGACAGCAACTTCCCTCTACTTCTACTTCAGCCTGAGCTTATTTTCAGGTGGGCTGGCTGAAAGGAGACGGTGCCAGAACCAGCACAAGCACCTCTAACATCGTCAAAATCCTGGCCACATCAGCTGCATAAcaactccagtgccaggatgGCTGACAGCAGCCATGTCAACTTCCAAAAGGAACCACAAGCAGTGAAAGGGGGTTGTATGTCTGACTTCCAGAAGGTATTCACTCCCACAACATAACTATCTTTCCCTTCCAACTCCTCCACCCACCCCAACTTAGATCTTTTAACCTGTATTCACAATCTCCTCATCTTCAAGGTTGAGAAGTTGATTTTCAAGTTTGTATCCCACTTCTGTTCTTGGTCATGAATAAAAATCTGTCCAACTATTCAATGAGAAGTGATCCTGTTACTCTTTGCAGTTCCCAAAGGGAAAAAGAACTTGGTTTgggaacaaaaaaacaaagaacttgATAGCACAATGAAACATACtactcctgtaaccaggcaaatGTCTATTCAAAAATTAGAATACATTATGTCCCAACACAGGCAATGTGGCCAGTGCATTGATTCATCAGCTTCATATATCAGAAGGCATTGGGGACCCAGCTTGGCCCTAGAGCATGGAACTAGCAAGGACCTGCATCACAGAACACAGCAGCATGGGCTTCCCCAATTCTGGAATTTCTCTGGTCTGGGCACAGTCATGAATTCTGGAAGAGGCAGCTAAGAAATAACAGCTAGCTCTTAAAGACAGAAGGGCAAGGAACCCAATCCAAGGCCTGCTGTGGGAGATGGAGGCCTTGTCCCAGTTGGGTCTGAAGTCTAAAGTACACTAGAAGGGCCCACCCAGGGAGGGACTCAGGTCTACACGAGTCCTCTTCATCCCTGTAATTAAAGCTAAGCAACTCTGCCAGTCCTCAACTTTCTTCTACAAACGTCTTTGTCAGCAGAGATGACAGGTAACTAGGCATCAAAGAGACAGTACAAATGAAAACTCAAGGAAGCAGAGAACTCCAGAGACTGCTCCCAGTAACTGTGTCCAAGGGACTAAAAGACAAATAAGGGAATTTAGCAGTTAGTGATATTCTTAAACTCACACTAAGAAACAAAGTTTCAGAACATATGATAACATAATGGAAAAATTAACAACAGGTGAAGAGACAATATATACAAGGTTACACAGAAGAAATAAGCAAGAATGGGGGGGCGCAGTTAAGGATTGAGTAGAGGAAAGGGCACAAATACTTCAATTTCCAAATGAGACACAAGAGACTGGAGCAAAGCAGCAGAGATTTGTGACTGTCACAAACCCACAGCCCCACAACCAAAGGAGACTGACAGATAGTAGCGAGACACTATCTTTTGGATACAAATGAGTGTACTTCCTAGCAAGCATGGCCTGATGAGAGCTGGGGTAGCTCACTGGTGGAGTGCCTGCCTAGAATCCATCTCAAAACTATAAACCCACACAAAAGTTGAGCTCTCCAAGGACACCTGGGAGTGGCTACTGACCACTCCTAGTTTTGCTATGAGCTCTCCTTTCCATCCCAAAGTGATGCTATTTGTTGCTGCGAGCTGcaaaaatatgaagtaggaattcagctgacaatGGCAAAAACTAATACCCAGAAGAGCAGGGCTCTTCTAGAGGATAAAGCCAAGCCTCAAGGAGTCTTAGTGATACTGGCTGTTGAATGTATCGGCTGTTTCCTGCAGTGAATTTCCTGTGTGCTATTGTAGCCTTCCCATGTGATTCTTAACCCAAGAACTTCTACAGTGTGGTTGATCATTCACTGGGCACAGCTTCCCCTAAACAATTGGGAGTATTTGGATTACATCCCCCAACTGTGCTGATAGCAGGCACACAGCCAAGACCCCTAATTTCAGGCTTTTCCTGAACACCCTGCCAGGACCTCCTCTGGACAAAAGCATTCAGACTATCTGTTAGCTCCTGAGAGAAGGTAAAAATTTACACTGAGACAACTGCCCAGGCCAGGTGGAtatgctaattaagcttaaccctTCTTTTTCCAGCACTATCTCTAGTTCTAAAGAACTTCCTTTACCTGTTATGAATTGTCTTTTTTGGAGATTTGTCTACACTGGTCCCATAACTTTGTGTAAGTTCTAGAAGTTAAAGTGAGCCCTTGAGTCATGCACTAACAATTGTGGCCAGCATGCAGCTGGAATTCATTAGCATGGAAAAGAGCAACGCTAAGGGCAAGGAGCAGACTGGGCAAAGAATGACCCAACATAACTCAATGTCCAGAAGCGGTTGGGAGAAGGGGTCGAAACGCTACTAAGGAAAGCATCAACATTAAATCTCTTATCATGTATACCGACCACCCCAATGGTGAACTGCCAGGAACAGGGGCCTGAGCACTGGGTGCTCAGACTCCACGCACCACCTACTCAAGTTAACTTTTATTAAGTGCTTTCTGTgtgcagaaaacaaaaaacaaaaactccctttaacaattaactcagaacaaaagggcttttacataccaggtacatcaagctgtgatGCAGGTTGCCTAGCTACCAAGTACACTTCCCCCACTCTGCCAGAAAAGCCGAGATAAGTTTGGACAGATATGgcgccaaaggaaaaaaaaggcagttttattttcactcacaACTTAGTGACTTATAGaatcctaacattttacctaaccacttctaagaatacagtttgagcacataaattccctttttggATCTATTAACCGAATTTAGCCCTTAGTTAATTCTTTCCCCATTagccacttcccttttgggttgcaaatgatggctgacaattactgctctttgtgtggatcttatcaCCTCCCTGTTTGACCCTGAGGGACTTGAAGCCATGTGACCTTGCTTTGGCCAGGGTATTGCTGATTGCACAGGTagataactgtaaacctcagagacttggagAACTAAGGTGGAGAACTGAGACAGGGCAGGACTAAGATGGGAGAACCAAGATAGAACATAAAGAGAACAGCAGAGAAGTGTagagagaatcaggcaagaaaggagccgagtatgagaacagaatagaagctgtgtagagagagaattgacccagaagaataaagtgaatggactaaagagtcgTGTATGTAGATTCACCCAACAGCCCTCAGATTAAATTCGCCActggtagcatctcttctggaaccCTGGGAAAAGACTATCAGGGGCTAGACCTCAATAGTCTTGGTTAATtgtgttgtttctgtttgtttttttttaaggtgtacttcattattcttaattattgtatgtgcataggtgtgtgcatgcacaagtgagtgcaggtgcctgtggaggtcagaggctttGGACCACCTTGGCAGCTGTGTTCTGCCCAATATGGTTGGGAATCTAACTCAGaccttctgcaagagcaaagcatgctcttaaccactaagccatctctccaggctgttTTCTGTTAGTTTTAAGACAACACAAAGTCACACAAAGCTCAAGAGGCCTTCAAGTCCTGATTTCCCTACCTCCAACTCCCAAGTCCTTTTGCAGCATGCCCCACTTCATAACGCCCCACTTCATAATGCCTTCTGCCTTGAAGTAATGTACATGTGGAAGCCCTCACCAGAGGCAGTACCACGCTAAATGGGTTTTGACTCCAAACTGTAACACTTTCTTTCTGAAAGATATGCCTTCTTGGATGATACTTCATTTCAGTAGCATAAAAGAGAACAGATTAACCCACCTGCAGTAGAAGGGCAGTAATTTTAACACAACCAGGGGTTTAAAAACCAATAACAGACCACCTTCGAAGGAGCGAACAATTAGCAAAAGACAATACACAttcaagaaatgaaacaaaaaggcaGCCAGCAGAAGAGCCCACATTCAGCAAATGTACTCAGAAAAAGGTGAAGTTAAGACAatttcagacaaacaaaaaattacaataaTTAATTACCAGCAGCTCTCTCACACTGTCTTTCATTCTTCATGGAGAAGGATAATGATCCAGAtccatgtgggagtcagaggttCAGGAAGGAAGAACAGGGAACACAGTCAGTTCAGAGACAGAACATACAGCAGTACCTGACTGCTCAGTGCTGCACAGCTCACACCACCAGGGACTAAAATAAAGGCTGGTAACAGAATGAACACAGTGTCCCAAGGTCCTGGCACTGTCCAGGAAGAAAGTGAAAGTATAAAACTACACATTCTCCTTAAGACTCTGGTAAACGAGGATGtgacgtgcgtgcgtgcgtgcgtgcgtgcgtgcgtgcgtgcgtgcgtgcgtgcgtgtgtgtgtgtttgggaaagGCTGTTTTGGAGTGTCACAGACAAAAGCCAGGTTTTGCGTACTTCCAGCCCTAtcattttaaaacagggtcttgctatgtggctCAGGAGAGCCTTGAGTTGGCAAActtcctacttctgcctcctagGCGCTTAGACACCTGTACACTTGTCATCTAGTATAAccatacaaaatgaaaacaagaggctggggagagggctaaGTGATAAAGAGCagtggccactcttccagaggaccccagctagttcccagcacccagctcaggaagttcacaactgcctttaactctagttccaggatcTGATGGGACCTTCTAGCCTTCAAAGGCACCCgcacacacttgcatacacacagaagcacaaatgtaaacataaataacaacaacaagaagaagccCTGAGAAACAAGCAAATGACTTCCAGactaataaaagaggaaaaatgaataagaaatgcTCAGCTCAAGCTGTCAAGACCAGAGAGAAgaggacagggagagacagaaggaaaacagtAAGAGACAAGGCTAACCTTAACATGTCAGTCACCATATCTCATGTAAATGGAAGAGAAGTGAGACGAAACcccagcctcagctctgtgctaCTTCATTCCTTCAGGTATGTACTGTTGCAGTgcggggattgaacccaggtgtCAGCCAGCCTTTTTCTTCCCTAAACTCTTAGCAGAACTCACTAGACTTGCCGTTCTTGTCTCTAAcctttatttactattatttgtGGGAAAAAACACAACTTGAGTGTGCAGGctggaggacaacttgtgaaagTCGGTTCCTCCttcttctgtgggttctggggtgcAACCCAGGTGTCACCTGCCGAGGCACCTCATCAGTACTTCACTGTATTTCAGAGATAAAGGCTTACTACTTGCTctggctgggcttgaactcactctgtatagcTCAGGTAAGCCTTCAACTTGTGAtcctgctgagtggtggtggcggcggcagcagcacaggcctttaat
Coding sequences:
- the Lman2 gene encoding vesicular integral-membrane protein VIP36, whose protein sequence is MAAEAWLWRWGWGWGQRCPGRPGLPGPGPGPATLIHFLLLLGPVAADITDGNSEHLKREHSLIKPYQGVGSSSMPLWDFQGSTMLTSQYVRLTPDERSKEGSIWNHQPCFLKDWEMHVHFKVHGTGKKNLHGDGIALWYTRDRLVPGPVFGSRDNFHGLAIFLDTYPNDETTERVFPYISVMVNNGSLSYDHSKDGRWTELAGCTADFRNRDHDTFLAVRYSRGRLTVMTDLEDKNEWKNCIDITGVRLPTGYYFGASAGTGDLSDNHDIISIKLFQLMVERTPEEESIDWTKIEPGVNFLKSPKDNVDDPTGNFRSGPLTGWRVFLLLLCALLGIIICAVVGAVVFQKRQERNKRFY